A window from Polyangium spumosum encodes these proteins:
- a CDS encoding efflux RND transporter periplasmic adaptor subunit yields the protein MPTDLPRRAAPPFAGLSSHAYRVSPRVRVLRTLSIFVALLLHILACKPGVKPEPSATAEPGLALPVASPVVADRSIEREYVAEIRAARHAEIRSRIKGVIEAVAVDEGQAVKAGDTLFSIDARALKKEVLAARAAAATAEAELRSGQLERENMQLLIDKDVVSKAEITLVDAKIQTLKAKVEEARAGAGRAAVELGYATVKAPFDGFVNRIPRKVGSAVAEDELLTTITDTSDVYAYFRVSEREYLEYSAASAERPKEVTLKLADGSTFPVKGVIDTIESEFDRETGTIAFRAKFSNAAGTLKHGSSGKVVLATDLRGALLVPQKSTFEMQGEVFVYALDADNTARARRLVPGARLSDTFVVESGLQKDDRFVLEGVQKVKDGARIHVRPADASAAR from the coding sequence GTGCCGACCGATCTCCCCCGCCGCGCAGCGCCGCCCTTCGCAGGGTTGTCCTCACATGCCTACCGGGTGTCCCCGCGCGTCCGGGTATTGCGCACCCTGTCGATATTCGTCGCCTTGCTCCTTCACATCCTGGCCTGCAAGCCGGGCGTGAAGCCGGAGCCGAGCGCGACGGCGGAGCCCGGGCTGGCTTTGCCCGTCGCTTCACCCGTCGTCGCCGATCGATCCATCGAGCGCGAGTACGTCGCCGAGATCCGGGCGGCTCGTCATGCGGAGATTCGATCACGCATCAAGGGCGTCATCGAAGCCGTCGCCGTCGACGAGGGCCAGGCGGTGAAGGCGGGCGACACGCTCTTCTCGATCGACGCGCGCGCGTTGAAGAAAGAGGTCCTCGCGGCGAGGGCGGCCGCCGCGACCGCGGAGGCCGAGCTCCGGAGCGGCCAGCTCGAGCGGGAGAACATGCAGCTCCTGATCGACAAGGACGTCGTCTCGAAGGCCGAGATCACGCTCGTCGACGCGAAGATCCAGACGCTCAAGGCGAAGGTCGAGGAGGCGCGGGCGGGCGCCGGGCGGGCCGCGGTCGAGCTCGGCTACGCGACGGTCAAGGCGCCCTTCGACGGCTTCGTGAACCGCATCCCGCGCAAGGTCGGCAGCGCCGTCGCCGAGGACGAGCTGCTCACGACGATCACCGACACGAGCGACGTGTACGCCTACTTCCGCGTCTCGGAGCGGGAGTACCTCGAATATTCGGCCGCGTCGGCCGAGCGCCCGAAGGAGGTCACGCTGAAGCTCGCCGACGGCAGCACGTTCCCGGTCAAGGGCGTCATCGACACCATCGAGAGCGAGTTCGACAGGGAGACGGGGACCATCGCGTTCCGCGCGAAATTCTCGAATGCGGCCGGCACGCTCAAGCACGGCAGCAGCGGCAAGGTCGTCCTCGCGACGGACCTGCGCGGCGCCCTCCTCGTGCCACAAAAGTCGACCTTCGAAATGCAAGGGGAGGTCTTCGTGTACGCGCTCGACGCGGACAACACGGCGAGGGCCCGGAGGCTCGTCCCCGGGGCGCGGCTCTCCGACACGTTCGTCGTCGAATCCGGCCTCCAGAAGGACGACCGGTTCGTCCTCGAAGGGGTCCAGAAGGTCAAGGACGGGGCCCGCATCCACGTGCGCCCCGCCGACGCCTCGGCCGCACGGTGA